One genomic segment of Dehalogenimonas alkenigignens includes these proteins:
- a CDS encoding nicotinate phosphoribosyltransferase: protein MADIREIQNSAWSKFRPSEAVLRGDSADVYFHRTIHILEKEGLNPISVMEVFPNGGGIICGMDEALALLDRVLPANNREVWALQDGNAVISKEVALRIKAPYLRFGLYETAICGILAASTGWATAARECAQAAGEIPCISFGARHVHPFVSGRMDYAAMVGGCKGCSSVEGARLADIEPSGTMPHALIIVMGDTVKATLAFDKHIDSGVSRVSLVDTFKDEAEESLRVAAALGNKLKAVRLDTPVERGRVTAELVKEVRARLDQAGHSHVDVFVSGGITPDRIRYFVEGGAPVAGFGIGSYISGAKPIDYTADLHEVDGKPIAKRGRIPGITENPRLQRVM, encoded by the coding sequence ATGGCTGATATCAGGGAGATCCAAAACTCGGCTTGGTCGAAATTCCGCCCGTCTGAAGCCGTCCTGCGGGGCGATTCAGCCGATGTCTACTTCCATCGCACCATCCACATCCTGGAAAAAGAAGGTCTCAACCCTATTTCCGTCATGGAGGTCTTTCCCAACGGCGGCGGCATTATCTGCGGCATGGACGAGGCGCTGGCTTTGCTTGATCGGGTGCTGCCCGCGAATAACCGTGAAGTCTGGGCCCTCCAGGACGGAAACGCCGTGATCTCGAAAGAGGTCGCTCTGCGTATCAAAGCGCCTTACCTCAGGTTCGGACTATACGAAACGGCCATTTGCGGCATTCTGGCAGCATCGACCGGTTGGGCAACGGCGGCCCGGGAGTGCGCCCAGGCCGCCGGAGAAATCCCCTGTATCAGCTTCGGGGCGCGGCACGTCCACCCGTTCGTTTCCGGGCGCATGGACTACGCGGCGATGGTTGGCGGCTGTAAGGGCTGCTCCAGCGTCGAGGGGGCGCGCCTGGCTGATATCGAACCATCCGGAACCATGCCCCACGCCTTAATCATCGTCATGGGCGACACGGTCAAAGCCACGCTGGCTTTCGATAAGCACATCGACTCGGGCGTGTCCAGGGTGTCGCTGGTCGATACATTCAAGGATGAAGCCGAGGAGAGCCTGCGGGTGGCGGCAGCCCTGGGCAATAAACTCAAGGCGGTGCGTCTCGACACGCCGGTCGAGCGCGGCCGGGTCACCGCTGAACTGGTTAAGGAGGTCCGCGCCCGGCTTGACCAGGCTGGACATTCTCACGTCGACGTCTTTGTCAGCGGCGGAATCACCCCGGACCGCATCAGGTATTTTGTCGAGGGCGGGGCACCGGTGGCTGGTTTCGGTATCGGCAGCTATATTTCCGGGGCAAAACCCATTGACTATACCGCTGACCTGCATGAGGTTGACGGAAAACCCATTGCCAAACGCGGCAGGATACCTGGGATCACCGAGAATCCACGCCTGCAACGTGTTATGTAA
- a CDS encoding YdeI/OmpD-associated family protein: MPNIEPLVFADAAGWKSWLAANHDKAGEAWVVHYKVKSPLPGLRYGEALRAAIAYGWIDGKMKSLGDDRFMLRYTPRKLNSVWSQRNKDIASGLIRQGKMAQAGMAAVETARANGNWDSAYSNRAVLVIPEDLRQALESDKTAALNFLSLPNNSRNMYIRWVENARTEGTRRLRITQVVSRAQDNVKPG, from the coding sequence GTGCCGAACATCGAACCTCTGGTGTTTGCCGATGCCGCTGGATGGAAATCATGGCTGGCCGCCAACCATGATAAGGCTGGAGAAGCCTGGGTGGTCCATTACAAGGTTAAGAGTCCGCTCCCCGGGCTCCGATATGGTGAAGCCCTTAGAGCAGCCATCGCCTACGGTTGGATCGATGGCAAAATGAAGAGCCTGGGCGACGACCGTTTCATGCTGCGCTATACTCCAAGAAAGTTAAACAGTGTTTGGTCTCAAAGAAACAAAGACATCGCCAGCGGCCTGATCAGGCAGGGCAAGATGGCGCAGGCGGGGATGGCCGCAGTCGAAACAGCCAGGGCCAATGGAAATTGGGACAGCGCTTATTCCAACCGGGCGGTTCTGGTTATCCCTGAAGATCTTCGACAAGCCCTGGAATCAGACAAGACCGCGGCCCTCAATTTCTTGAGCTTACCAAACAATTCCCGCAATATGTATATCCGCTGGGTCGAAAATGCCCGGACCGAGGGTACCAGGCGCTTGAGGATTACCCAGGTCGTTAGCCGGGCGCAGGACAATGTCAAACCCGGTTGA
- the hgcC gene encoding HgcAB-associated protein HgcC, with product MTKALKRSCCETGECYSVEAVVSIDGRGQVVLPKGIRDGLGLAAGDKLALVTLAREGRPCCLMVMKADRLARGAREFLSPIINEI from the coding sequence ATGACAAAAGCTTTAAAAAGAAGCTGTTGCGAGACCGGCGAATGTTACAGTGTTGAGGCCGTTGTTTCAATCGATGGGCGCGGCCAGGTGGTCTTGCCCAAGGGAATCCGCGACGGGCTTGGGCTGGCCGCCGGGGACAAATTAGCTCTGGTGACTCTAGCCCGGGAAGGCAGGCCATGCTGCCTGATGGTAATGAAAGCCGACCGGCTGGCTAGAGGCGCTCGTGAATTCTTAAGTCCGATAATAAATGAGATTTGA